In Elephas maximus indicus isolate mEleMax1 chromosome 7, mEleMax1 primary haplotype, whole genome shotgun sequence, the following proteins share a genomic window:
- the LOC126080625 gene encoding olfactory receptor 5A1-like has translation MAANRPMEWNGNHTSVTMFVLRGLSDKKELQLILFPIFLGIYLLTLIWNLGLILLIRMDSHLHTPMYFFLSFLSFIDICYSSSISPRMLSDFFKDEKRISFIACATQYFIAAWMGMAECCLLAAMAYDRYVAIGSPLQYSAIVTPGLCSKMVAGAYVSGFLISLSLTVSCFHLYYCGPNIIQHFFCDLPRIIPLSCSNAFISQIILLLEAIFILFGSLLVILLSYAFIVASILNISSGKGSAKAVNTCASHLATVTLFFGTALSVYMRPSSSHSMKQDKVLSVFYVILIPVLNPLIYSLRNKEIKEALERVIKRKTY, from the coding sequence ATGGCAGCAAATAGGcccatggaatggaatggaaaccACACCTCTGTAACCATGTTTGTTCTCCGGGGTCTCTCAGATAAAAAGGAGCTGCAGCTCATCCTCTTTCCAATATTCCTAGGCATCTATCTGCTGACTCTCATCTGGAACCTGGGTCTCATCCTCCTCATCAGGATGGACTCCCAcctgcacacacccatgtacttttttctcagtttcctctCATTTATAGACATCTGCTATTCTTCTTCTATCAGCCCAAGGATGCTTTCGGACTTCTTTAAAGATGAAAAAAGGATTTCCTTCATTGCCTGTGCCACTCAATATTTTATTGCGGCCTGGATGGGCATGGCTGAGTGCTGCCTCTTGGcagccatggcctatgaccgataTGTGGCCATTGGCAGCCCTCTGCAGTACTCAGCCATCGTGACTCCTGGTCTCTGTAGCAAGATGGTTGCTGGGGCCTATGTGAGTGGTTTCCTTATTAGTTTATCTCTAACAGTCTCTTGCTTTCATCTTTACTACTGTGGGCCAAATATCATTCAACATTTCTTCTGTGACTTGCCTCGGATTATTCCCTTGTCTTGCTCCAATGCCTTCATTAGCCAAATAATTCTTCTTCTGGaagccatttttattttgtttggttcTTTGCTTGTTATCCTCTTGTCCTATGCTTTCATTGTAGCTTCCATCCTGAACATATCCTCAGGCAAAGGTAGTGCCAAGGCCGTCAatacctgtgcctcccacctggCAACTGTGACACTCTTCTTTGGCACAGCCCTCTCTGTGTACATGCGTCCCAGCTCTAGTCACTCCATGAAGCAGGACAAGGTGCTGTCAGTGTTCTATGTCATCCTTATCCCCGTGTTGAATCCTCTGATCTATAGCCTGAGGAATAAGGAAATCAAAGAGGCCCTCGAGAGGGtaataaagagaaaaacttaTTAA
- the LOC126080626 gene encoding olfactory receptor 5A1-like, translating to MTSSRSMGRNGNHTSVAMFVLLGLSDEKELQLILFPIFLGIYLVTLIWNLGLIFLIRMDFHLHTPMYFFLSFLSFIDICYSFSISPRMLSDFLKNEKMMSFFACATQYFVAAWMALAECCLLATMAYDRYVAIGSPLQYSAIMVPGLCGKMVAGAYVNGFLSSLSQTVSCFQLYYCGPNIIQHFFCDLPQIISLSCSNPFVAQMTLLLVAIVVGFGSLFVILLSYGFILASILKISSGKGSAKAFNTCASHLATVSLYYGTALSVYLCPKSNQSMNQDKVLSVFYVITIPIFKPLIYCLRNNEIKEALKRLIKRATALCQSE from the coding sequence ATGACATCAAGCAGGTCCATGGGAAGGAATGGAAACCACACCTCCGTGGCCATGTTTGTTCTCCTGGGACTCTCAGATGAAAAGGAGCTGCAGCTCATTCTCTTTCCAATATTCCTAGGGATCTACCTTGTGACTCTCATCTGGAACCTGGGTCTCATCTTCCTAATTAGAATGGACTTCCAcctgcacacacccatgtacttttttctcagttttctgTCATTTATAGACATCTGTTATTCTTTTTCCATCAGCCCGAGGATGCTTTCAGACttcctaaaaaatgaaaaaatgatgtccttctttgcCTGTGCCACTCAGTATTTTGTTGCAGCCTGGATGGCTCTGGCTGAGTGCTGCCTATTGGCCaccatggcctatgaccggtaTGTGGCTATTGGCAGCCCACTACAATACTCAGCCATTATGGTACCTGGCCTCTGTGGGAAGATGGTTGCTGGGGCCTATGTGAATGGTTTCCTTAGTAGTTTATCTCAAACAGTCTCTTGCTTTCAACTTTACTACTGTGGGCCAAATATCATTCAACATTTCTTCTGTGACTTGCCTCAGATTATTTCCTTGTCTTGCTCCAATCCCTTCGTTGCCCAAATGACTCTTCTCCTGGTAGCTATCGTTGTTGGATTTGGTTCTTTGTTCGTTATCCTCTTATCCTATGGTTTCATTCTAGCTTCCATCCTGAAAATATCCTCAGGCAAAGGTAGTGCCAAGGCCTTCAatacctgtgcctcccacctggCAACTGTGTCACTCTATTATGGCACAGCCCTGTCTGTGTACTTATGTCCCAAGTCTAATCAGTCCATGAATCAGGACAAGGTGCTATCAGTGTTCTATGTCATCACCATTCCCATTTTTAAACCTCTGATATATTGTCTGAGGAACAATGAGATCAAAGAGGCCCTCAAGAGGCTTATAAAGAGAGCAACAGCCTTATGTCAGTCAGAATAA
- the LOC126080627 gene encoding olfactory receptor 5A1-like, producing MLCQKWCEKELKNESQDKLYPKVAASRPMEWNGNHSSVTMFVLRGLSDKKELQLILFPIFLGIYLVTLIWNLGLVLLIRMDSQLHTPMYFFLSFLSFIDICYSSSISPRMLSDFLKDEKMISFIACATQYFIAAWMGLAECCLLAAMAYDRYVAIGSPLQYSAIMAPGLCGKMVTGACVIGFLSSLSLTVSCFHLYYCGPNIIQHFFCDLPQIIPLSCSNPFITQIILLLAAIFVVFGSLLVILLSYGFIVASILKISSGKGSAKAFNTCASHLATVTLFFGTALCVYMRPSSSHSKKQDKVLAAFYIILIPMLNPLIYSLRNKEIKEAFKRVIKRTTY from the exons ATGTTATGCCAAAAATGGTGTGAGAAAGAGCTGAAGAACGAGAGCCAAGACAAACTCTATCCCAAG GTGGCAGCAAGCAGGcccatggaatggaatggaaaccACTCCTCTGTAACCATGTTTGTTCTCCGGGGTCTCTCAGATAAAAAGGAGCTGCAGCTCATCCTCTTTCCAATATTCCTAGGGATCTACCTGGTGACTCTCATCTGGAACCTGGGTCTCGTCCTCCTCATCAGAATGGACTCCCAgctgcacacacccatgtacttttttctcagtttcctgtCATTTATAGACATCTGCTATTCTTCTTCCATCAGCCCAAGGATGCTTTCAGACTtcttaaaagatgaaaaaatgatCTCCTTCATTGCCTGTGCCACTCAATATTTTATTGCGGCCTGGATGGGTCTGGCTGAGTGCTGCCTCTTGgctgccatggcctatgaccgataTGTGGCCATTGGCAGCCCTCTGCAGTACTCAGCCATCATGGCTCCTGGCCTCTGTGGGAAGATGGTCACTGGTGCCTGTGTGATTGGCTTCCTTAGTAGTTTATCTCTAACAGTCTCTTGCTTTCATCTTTACTACTGTGGGCCAAATATCATTCAACATTTCTTCTGTGACTTGCCTCAGATTATTCCCTTGTCTTGTTCTAATCCCTTCATCACCCAAATAattcttcttctggcagccatTTTTGTTGTGTTTGGTTCTTTGCTTGTTATCCTCTTGTCCTATGGCTTCATCGTAGCTTCCATCCTGAAAATTTCCTCAGGCAAAGGCAGTGCCAAGGCCTTCAATACCTGTGCCTCCCACTTGGCAACTGTGACACTCTTCTTTGGCACAGCTCTTTGTGTGTACATGCGTCCCAGCTCTAGTCACTCCAAGAAGCAGGACAAGGTGCTAGCAGCATTCTATATCATCCttatccccatgttgaatcctcTTATCTATAGCCTGAGAAACAAGGAGATCAAAGAGGCCTTCAAGAGGGTAATAAAGAGAACAACTTATTAA